The segment TCGTACTCGTGTGCCATGGCCAGAGTAGTGGAACACTAGTGAATCTCCTGGCTGACAGCCTTGAACAAGCCAACGTAAGGCTGATCTGATATTGGCCTTCGTTGGGTATTTGTATGGATCTTTCTCATCCTCTGCAAATTTTGTGTATTTCATATTAGATGAAGGCTAATTATAAGCATTTGTGTTCTAGTCGTGGCGATTAATTACATTATACATACCCGTAAGGACAAGTACTGATGCATTTGGGAATCCCAACTTCTCAACCAGAAAATATCTCATGGATAAAACATCATTAATGCTTCCCTTCAGACTCTTTGGATGGCCACGGTAAGTGATTCCGCACAGAACCGCTCTTTTTCGTCCATGTACTGCAGGAGGTCGGATATTATTGATCTGTGGTGACATAGGGCGGTTGAATTGTTGAGGCTGAAAATTATTAGCATTTGCACACATCCTTCCTGGCCTTGATGGAAAAGCTGGGCTCATATTGTTATTGGCAGTGGGAAAATTAGCAAAGCCATGGTTTCTTGCAGGTTGGAGTTGTGTCACAGATTGGCACCTCGGACAGGTAGCTGTTTGTGCTCCAATGGGAGCTGCTatcttcatcccacaccactGGCATTTGCATCTCCTGCTGTCCATTGTATGGAGGGTGATCAAAGTGGATTGACTACTTGAGAGTTGAGATGATCAATCAATATACATATGGAAGGCATTTATATATGACACAGGTGAATATgcatgatttaaatttttatgagtccgaatttaaaaatatatactacAATACTTTAAGGGATCGTTTGGTACAAAGATGCATAATGTAGGGATTAGTAATGCATGAATTGGTAGTGTAGGAACTATTTTTTAgcaagtgtttggttcattatTTCCTACCTAGTCTTATGTTTGGtttaaaactttagaaaaaatttatttcctatTATACCCTTAGTTATTGTGAGATTATGCATGTTTCATTTAACTAgtcaagttaaatattaaaaaaaatataaaaatattattaattttgaggTGTGATATGTCACATggtatatttctaattttttgttggtCAAATATACTTTGAACTTAATATGAATTTAAGGCTacttaaattgttcaaatacgcttagcttattttaaaaataaaaaaaaaaatagttcacgTGGTCAATTGACAAACtacatttaaaaacaaaaaaatcaacccAATAGAACAACTCAAAcatggagaaaaaaatattagtttgtgaaatcatcaaattaCATGGAATAAATTTGGAGAATTAAACGAAcatctataaatattttcatataaataaaaaaagaacatgaattacaaaaaaaaattaggaaaaaatcTTTGGGGATAATTTAGTCATTTAAGGGATCTTATCCAAGGATTGCTAAATCTTGGATTAGCTATCTCTCCCTCCCTTTTCTAGGGATAAAATAAGACCTTGTATGaggtataactaatccatggattaggtTAAATAAAG is part of the Solanum lycopersicum chromosome 1, SLM_r2.1 genome and harbors:
- the MCA2 gene encoding metacaspase 2 translates to MDSRRCKCQWCGMKIAAPIGAQTATCPRCQSVTQLQPARNHGFANFPTANNNMSPAFPSRPGRMCANANNFQPQQFNRPMSPQINNIRPPAVHGRKRAVLCGITYRGHPKSLKGSINDVLSMRYFLVEKLGFPNASVLVLTEDEKDPYKYPTKANIRSALRWLVQGCQPGDSLVFHYSGHGTRVRDHDGDEIDGHDESLCPVDFETEGRILDDEINNTIVRPLPRGATLHGIIDTCFSGTFLDLPFLCRINRAGYFMWEDHRIRSYKGTNGGIAISISACDDHQNSGDTTAFTGFPTGALTYSFIQTLEQQTKLTYGRLLMSMQKKIHEAQNGIGLDGENETQEPQLSSSEQFDIHSKMVAI